One Campylobacter concisus DNA window includes the following coding sequences:
- a CDS encoding aminotransferase class V-fold PLP-dependent enzyme → MVNLEHIRRDIILKKGIHYFDYTASGLAYKPIENEVADILKTYANTHSLTSSNAYKMQLLYDSARSELKRFLGLDDSFYLIATGYGATGAIKKFQELLGLYVPPATKKRYNLKIDDSSPLVILGPYEHHSNEISFKEALCEVERIRLAKDGSIDLSHLEQILKINAGREIIASFSAASNVTGVISDYKQIYTLVKKFGGIVAFDVASLSAYANLDCDYFDALFISPHKLLGGVGSCGLLAIKKVLANDDVPSFAGGGTVSYVSKNYHIFLKDQEALEEAGTPPILGLIRANLAYKLREEIGLATIYENESELSEYFCQRLREIPELVSYCPANLKRLAIFSFNVKNVAPYELSKILSKEYGIQTRAGCSCAGSYGHDLLGLKEDPNFTHKPGWVRVSLHYTHTFEDIDYLVSAIKKSIEKYALSWQVKDPFDVKEISGCVGE, encoded by the coding sequence TTGGTAAATTTAGAGCACATTAGAAGAGATATTATTTTAAAAAAAGGGATACATTACTTCGACTACACTGCCTCTGGGCTTGCGTATAAGCCTATCGAGAACGAGGTCGCTGATATCTTAAAAACCTACGCCAACACCCACTCGCTAACATCCTCAAATGCCTATAAAATGCAGCTTTTGTATGATAGCGCTAGGAGCGAACTAAAGCGATTTTTAGGGCTTGATGATAGCTTTTATCTTATAGCCACAGGATACGGCGCCACTGGTGCGATCAAGAAATTTCAAGAGCTTTTGGGGCTTTACGTGCCTCCAGCTACCAAAAAAAGGTATAACCTAAAGATTGATGATAGCTCGCCGCTAGTCATCCTTGGCCCATACGAGCACCACTCAAATGAGATCAGCTTTAAAGAGGCGCTTTGCGAGGTTGAGCGCATCAGACTTGCAAAAGACGGCAGCATCGACCTATCTCACTTGGAGCAAATTTTAAAGATAAATGCAGGGCGCGAGATCATCGCTAGCTTTAGCGCAGCCTCAAACGTCACAGGCGTCATAAGCGACTACAAGCAAATTTACACGCTTGTTAAGAAATTTGGCGGCATCGTGGCATTTGACGTGGCAAGCCTTAGCGCCTATGCAAATTTAGACTGCGACTACTTTGACGCGCTCTTTATCTCGCCGCATAAGCTTCTTGGCGGAGTTGGTAGCTGTGGGCTACTGGCAATCAAAAAAGTGCTAGCAAATGACGATGTACCAAGCTTTGCAGGTGGTGGCACGGTAAGCTATGTGAGCAAAAACTACCATATATTTTTAAAGGATCAAGAGGCACTTGAAGAGGCTGGTACACCGCCTATTTTGGGGCTTATAAGGGCAAATTTAGCTTATAAACTAAGAGAAGAGATAGGGCTTGCGACTATCTACGAAAACGAGAGCGAGCTTAGCGAATACTTTTGCCAAAGGCTAAGGGAGATCCCAGAGCTAGTTAGCTACTGCCCGGCAAATTTAAAGCGCCTTGCGATATTTTCATTTAATGTAAAAAACGTAGCTCCATACGAGCTTTCAAAAATTTTAAGCAAAGAGTATGGCATACAAACACGTGCTGGCTGTTCGTGCGCAGGCTCATACGGACACGATCTTTTGGGGCTAAAAGAGGATCCAAATTTCACCCATAAGCCAGGCTGGGTGAGGGTTAGCCTTCACTATACGCATACCTTTGAGGATATTGATTATTTGGTGAGTGCGATCAAGAAAAGTATCGAGAAATACGCACTTTCATGGCAGGTCAAAGACCCTTTTGACGTAAAAGAGATAAGTGGGTGTGTGGGTGAATAA
- a CDS encoding DUF234 domain-containing protein, with protein sequence MKHLGIAEVIKFHLVFDDFLLKGSYYDVFEAIRAEILDDYKNLMARFYFDEDSDEAIKMALIKLARSDRKKFSVNKILPQSMTNRVYAKLFSKDFLVLEKSQEKPRVKNKRQILKKSERAYKIEDKIHFNSHFSRFWFRFIEPNLSLLKEGRSEEILELIRREFDEYASLGFELLSGELMAKKLGLDGILLSSFWSKNIELDMLFSINGKIIVGEAKYKERKICKNVLNLVLHKCERLGIKPDIVALFSKSGFSNELLGLKDERLRLYEIKDYEELL encoded by the coding sequence ATGAAGCACCTTGGTATTGCTGAAGTTATAAAATTTCATCTTGTTTTTGATGACTTTTTATTAAAGGGCTCATACTACGATGTTTTTGAGGCGATCAGGGCTGAAATTTTAGATGATTATAAAAATTTGATGGCTAGGTTTTACTTTGACGAGGACAGCGACGAGGCCATCAAAATGGCTCTCATTAAGCTTGCTAGAAGCGACAGGAAGAAATTTAGCGTAAATAAAATTTTGCCCCAAAGCATGACAAATAGGGTCTATGCGAAGCTTTTTAGCAAGGATTTTTTAGTGCTTGAAAAGAGCCAAGAAAAGCCACGAGTAAAAAACAAACGTCAAATTTTAAAAAAGAGCGAGCGAGCTTATAAGATAGAGGATAAAATTCATTTTAATAGCCATTTTTCAAGGTTTTGGTTTAGGTTTATTGAGCCAAATTTAAGCCTTTTAAAAGAGGGTAGGAGTGAAGAAATTTTAGAGCTTATAAGAAGAGAATTTGACGAGTACGCAAGCCTTGGATTTGAGCTTTTAAGCGGCGAGCTAATGGCTAAAAAGCTTGGGCTTGATGGCATTTTGTTAAGCTCATTTTGGAGCAAAAATATAGAGCTAGACATGCTTTTTAGCATAAATGGCAAGATAATAGTCGGCGAAGCAAAATATAAAGAGCGAAAAATTTGCAAAAATGTCTTAAATTTAGTCCTTCACAAGTGCGAAAGACTAGGCATAAAGCCTGATATCGTGGCGCTTTTTTCAAAAAGTGGCTTTAGCAACGAGCTTTTGGGCTTAAAAGATGAGCGGCTTAGGCTTTATGAGATAAAAGATTATGAGGAGTTGCTGTGA
- a CDS encoding sensor histidine kinase: MSDIDIQNGLKSLIEQTYLIEREYKNLTASYMGLQDFIKDIVEILPNAIWVLDQNDEIFLQNSEAQKLGKALNFIPKDEGELNFGSQIYLVKKVVKDDKKIISATDITQEKRTERLASMGQVAAHLAHEIRNPIGSISLLNSTLLKRAEPKILPIVEQIQKGIWRVERIIKATLLFTKGLSITPKEFNFLDIKSECEEALKFYEYSKEISFELNFPDAFYCGDFDLIAMVFQNILFNAIDAIEEDENDEGVVRLSYEKTPNEHKFIVYDSGVSIKNENIVFEPFKTSKLKGNGLGLHLCLQIIEAHKGSIEITLEPKTFCINLPIKEK, from the coding sequence GTGAGTGATATCGATATACAAAATGGCCTAAAAAGCCTAATAGAGCAGACTTATCTGATAGAGCGTGAGTATAAAAATTTGACCGCTTCTTATATGGGACTGCAAGATTTTATAAAAGATATCGTAGAAATTTTGCCAAATGCCATTTGGGTGCTTGATCAAAATGATGAAATTTTCTTGCAAAACTCAGAGGCGCAAAAGCTTGGTAAAGCGCTAAATTTCATCCCAAAAGATGAGGGCGAGCTAAACTTTGGCTCACAAATTTATCTAGTAAAAAAGGTGGTCAAAGACGATAAAAAGATCATCTCAGCTACCGACATAACGCAAGAAAAACGCACCGAGCGCCTAGCCTCAATGGGTCAAGTAGCAGCGCACCTAGCTCACGAGATAAGAAACCCCATAGGCTCTATCTCACTTTTAAACTCCACGCTTTTAAAAAGGGCTGAGCCAAAAATTTTGCCTATCGTCGAGCAGATACAAAAGGGTATTTGGCGGGTTGAGCGCATCATCAAAGCCACACTTCTTTTTACAAAAGGGCTTAGCATCACGCCAAAGGAATTTAACTTTTTAGACATCAAAAGCGAGTGCGAGGAGGCGCTTAAATTTTATGAATATTCAAAAGAGATAAGTTTTGAGCTAAATTTCCCTGACGCCTTTTATTGTGGCGACTTTGACCTCATCGCGATGGTCTTTCAAAACATTTTATTTAACGCGATCGATGCTATCGAAGAGGACGAAAACGACGAAGGCGTGGTGAGACTAAGTTACGAAAAGACGCCAAATGAGCATAAATTTATAGTCTATGACAGTGGCGTTTCTATCAAAAATGAAAATATCGTCTTTGAGCCGTTTAAGACGAGTAAACTAAAGGGCAATGGCCTGGGACTGCACCTTTGCTTGCAGATCATCGAGGCGCACAAGGGCAGCATAGAGATAACCCTTGAGCCAAAGACATTTTGTATAAATTTACCTATAAAGGAGAAGTGA
- a CDS encoding cysteine hydrolase family protein, with protein MSEILDELNAWQNGLKALKFSEIFKNGSEKVVFISVDMINGFCSEGALASKRVGELASHIADTFRLAREKFDLKNYILIQDAHEPNSAEFASFPAHALKGQDEAEAVDELRNLDFFSEMKIFYKNSLSIAYSQEFNKFISKFDSFVIMGDCTDMCIYQLVSHLRLSANEQNLKREIIVPANLVQTYDAPGHSWDFYQNVFLHHMQMALNARVVKELEI; from the coding sequence ATGAGTGAAATTTTAGATGAGCTAAATGCGTGGCAAAATGGCCTAAAGGCGCTTAAATTTAGTGAAATTTTTAAAAATGGCAGCGAAAAAGTGGTCTTTATAAGCGTTGATATGATAAATGGCTTTTGCTCTGAAGGCGCACTAGCTAGCAAGCGTGTGGGCGAGTTAGCAAGCCATATAGCAGATACTTTTAGGCTGGCAAGAGAGAAATTTGACCTTAAAAACTACATCCTCATCCAAGATGCTCATGAACCAAATTCAGCTGAGTTTGCGAGCTTTCCAGCTCATGCTTTAAAAGGGCAAGATGAGGCAGAGGCAGTTGATGAGCTACGAAATTTAGACTTTTTTAGCGAGATGAAAATTTTTTACAAAAACTCACTTAGCATCGCTTACTCGCAGGAGTTTAATAAATTTATAAGTAAATTTGATAGCTTTGTCATCATGGGCGACTGCACCGATATGTGCATCTATCAGCTTGTCTCTCACCTAAGACTTAGCGCAAATGAGCAAAATTTAAAAAGAGAGATCATCGTGCCAGCAAATTTGGTGCAAACCTACGATGCGCCAGGGCATAGTTGGGATTTTTATCAAAATGTATTTTTACATCACATGCAAATGGCGCTAAATGCACGTGTGGTAAAAGAGCTAGAAATTTAG
- the exbB gene encoding TonB-system energizer ExbB, which translates to MELLKHNIDYIIIGILGVMSFFVLWYTIERIIFYSRVDINSYKSIEELDEALTKNLTTLYIIYSNAPYIGLLGTVAGIMITFYDMGMAGGIDTKSIMIGLSLALKATAFGLLVAIPTLMIYNGFVRKVDVMINRYKAENASK; encoded by the coding sequence ATGGAACTTTTAAAACACAACATTGACTATATAATCATTGGGATTTTGGGCGTTATGAGCTTTTTTGTGCTTTGGTATACGATCGAGCGTATCATTTTTTACTCACGCGTCGATATAAATAGCTACAAAAGCATCGAAGAGCTCGATGAGGCGCTAACAAAAAATTTAACCACGCTTTACATCATCTACTCAAATGCCCCATATATCGGACTTCTTGGCACAGTTGCTGGCATCATGATCACGTTTTACGACATGGGTATGGCTGGTGGCATCGATACAAAAAGTATCATGATCGGCCTATCTTTAGCGCTAAAAGCGACCGCATTTGGCCTACTTGTGGCGATACCTACGCTCATGATCTACAATGGCTTTGTTAGAAAAGTCGATGTCATGATAAATAGATACAAGGCCGAAAATGCGTCTAAATAA
- the exbD gene encoding TonB system transport protein ExbD: MRLNKKDGLNIVPFIDIMLVLLAIVLSISTFIAQGKIAVDLPSAKSAQQDKEDEKKVSVVIDKDNKFFIDDVEISEDELKDKLNAVDIKTLIELKSDKNAKFESFVKVIDILKEKGHENFAIQTVSE, from the coding sequence ATGCGTCTAAATAAAAAAGATGGGCTAAATATCGTCCCATTTATCGATATCATGCTCGTTTTGCTAGCCATCGTGCTAAGCATCTCGACCTTTATCGCCCAGGGCAAGATCGCAGTCGATCTACCAAGCGCCAAAAGCGCACAGCAGGATAAAGAGGATGAGAAAAAAGTGAGCGTCGTTATCGATAAAGATAATAAATTTTTCATAGACGATGTGGAAATTTCAGAAGATGAACTGAAAGATAAGCTAAATGCTGTGGATATAAAAACCTTAATCGAACTAAAAAGCGACAAAAACGCTAAATTTGAGAGCTTTGTGAAGGTCATAGATATATTAAAAGAAAAGGGACACGAAAACTTTGCAATCCAAACAGTCTCTGAGTAA
- a CDS encoding energy transducer TonB, whose amino-acid sequence MHVAAAYFLLSHNFSEINIGEQKPIKIALNSFTPVPQTTAPQIAEQVLIPEPTPPAPPPPPQPPKPEPKPEPKIEPKPLPKPEPKKIEKPKPEPKKVEKKPLPKPEPRPEPKIEPKVEPTPATTAPSPAATPAPVVNSNLPANNKSIAAAPAQKVAQELNLSNAQSDEDFSKVIAAVKKHKNYPNNARRMKHQGVVEVRFLLKTDGSIDELKVTKSSGFELLDNGALENVKKASSEFPKPKEARYLRFPIAFTLR is encoded by the coding sequence GTGCATGTAGCAGCGGCTTATTTTTTGCTTTCACATAATTTTAGTGAGATAAATATAGGCGAGCAAAAACCTATAAAAATAGCTCTAAATTCATTCACTCCAGTGCCGCAAACTACGGCTCCGCAGATAGCCGAGCAAGTGCTAATACCTGAGCCAACACCCCCAGCTCCACCGCCACCACCTCAGCCACCAAAACCAGAACCTAAGCCGGAGCCAAAAATAGAGCCAAAGCCACTACCAAAACCAGAGCCAAAAAAGATAGAAAAGCCTAAACCTGAGCCAAAAAAAGTGGAGAAAAAGCCGCTGCCAAAGCCTGAGCCTCGCCCTGAGCCTAAAATCGAGCCAAAGGTGGAGCCAACACCTGCTACCACTGCGCCATCTCCTGCCGCGACCCCAGCACCTGTTGTAAATTCAAATTTACCAGCAAATAACAAGTCTATCGCCGCAGCTCCAGCTCAAAAAGTAGCCCAAGAGTTAAATTTATCAAACGCGCAAAGCGATGAGGATTTTAGCAAGGTCATAGCGGCTGTGAAAAAGCATAAAAACTACCCAAATAACGCTAGAAGGATGAAGCATCAAGGCGTTGTTGAAGTTAGATTTCTGCTTAAAACAGACGGCAGCATAGACGAGCTAAAGGTTACTAAAAGTTCAGGCTTTGAGTTGCTTGACAATGGTGCTTTAGAAAATGTCAAAAAAGCAAGCTCTGAGTTTCCAAAGCCAAAAGAAGCTCGCTATCTTCGCTTCCCTATAGCGTTTACATTAAGATAA
- a CDS encoding DUF4272 domain-containing protein gives MPKTAQQRKDENIKILKKEGVAVLESLPLRYENSEVTPRDIDEIVKRAVCSFTAIMCACTIRDEGSLGKENMAWAKSFLGDAYEGLSVKEKEVVEDRADIDTAVNMGWKYESLWILLWALGIAEDIGQMDKICDCEFVMNVFREGGLKSRSKLRSMDEILSKLDLVYRYHWACVDARVNGKKVAGLDEEVVMERRAGLEWLCCKGQENDDLSTEFNCWDYPDLNT, from the coding sequence ATGCCAAAAACAGCACAACAAAGAAAAGATGAGAACATAAAAATTTTAAAAAAAGAGGGCGTGGCGGTGCTTGAGAGCTTGCCACTTCGCTATGAAAATAGCGAGGTTACGCCAAGAGATATTGACGAGATAGTAAAGCGTGCAGTTTGCTCATTTACAGCGATCATGTGCGCTTGCACGATCCGTGATGAGGGCTCTTTGGGCAAAGAAAATATGGCTTGGGCAAAGAGCTTTTTAGGTGATGCTTACGAAGGACTTAGCGTAAAAGAAAAAGAGGTCGTTGAAGATAGAGCCGATATAGACACGGCTGTGAATATGGGCTGGAAATATGAGTCGCTTTGGATCTTGCTTTGGGCGCTTGGTATAGCAGAAGATATCGGTCAGATGGATAAAATTTGCGACTGTGAGTTTGTGATGAATGTCTTTAGAGAGGGCGGGCTAAAAAGCCGCTCAAAGCTTCGCAGCATGGATGAAATTTTAAGCAAGCTTGATCTAGTTTATCGCTATCACTGGGCCTGCGTAGATGCAAGGGTAAATGGCAAAAAGGTGGCTGGACTTGACGAAGAGGTCGTTATGGAGAGGCGAGCAGGACTTGAGTGGCTATGCTGCAAAGGGCAAGAAAATGACGACTTGAGCACTGAATTTAACTGCTGGGACTATCCTGATCTAAACACTTGA
- a CDS encoding FAD-dependent oxidoreductase — protein MRQKHFEVAIVGAGISGTALFYELAAFSDIKKVALLEKYDGVATLNSSGKGNSQTIHCGDIETNYTLEKAKKVSQVANMPVKYALKYNLDGKYMFAHQKMTLAIGDAEVERIKERYESFKELFAYLEIYDKEKLKQIEPNVVFDANGNERPENIIAIGTQNGQYTTMDFGGVANSLVQNALNLGGDGYEISLSSEVTDMKKVGDTFHIKINDGEVITANYVVVDAGAHSLFLAHKMGCGLHLSTLPVAGSFYFANKRLLNGKVYMVQNDKLPFAALHGDPDILANGNTRFGPTALVIPKLERFHGCSSFFDFLKCLKFDKNVLEVFTNLLKDEDIRSYILRNFLFEVPFINKKEFVKDARKIVPSLSENDLSYAVNFGGVRPQVIDRNKKRLELGEGKISTGEGISFNMTPSPGATSCFETARADMEEICKFLGKNFDEDKFNAEFFG, from the coding sequence ATGAGGCAAAAGCACTTTGAAGTGGCAATTGTTGGAGCGGGTATTAGCGGGACGGCACTCTTTTACGAGTTGGCTGCATTTAGCGATATAAAAAAGGTCGCACTTTTAGAAAAATATGACGGCGTAGCGACGCTAAATTCAAGTGGCAAGGGCAACTCACAGACCATCCACTGCGGCGATATCGAGACAAACTACACGCTAGAAAAGGCAAAAAAAGTCTCACAAGTGGCAAATATGCCAGTAAAATACGCTCTAAAATACAACTTAGATGGTAAATATATGTTCGCTCATCAAAAGATGACGCTAGCCATCGGAGATGCCGAAGTAGAGCGCATCAAGGAGCGATATGAGAGCTTTAAAGAGCTATTTGCTTATCTTGAAATTTATGACAAAGAGAAGTTAAAGCAGATCGAGCCAAATGTCGTTTTTGACGCAAATGGCAATGAGCGCCCAGAAAATATCATCGCTATTGGCACGCAAAATGGCCAGTATACGACGATGGACTTTGGTGGCGTGGCAAATTCGCTCGTTCAAAATGCACTAAATTTAGGCGGAGATGGCTATGAGATCAGCCTAAGCTCAGAAGTGACTGATATGAAAAAGGTGGGCGATACATTTCACATCAAGATAAATGACGGCGAAGTGATCACTGCAAACTACGTCGTAGTCGATGCTGGAGCGCACTCGCTATTTTTAGCTCACAAGATGGGTTGTGGGCTACATCTTAGCACGCTGCCAGTTGCTGGAAGCTTTTATTTCGCGAATAAGCGCCTGCTAAACGGCAAAGTCTATATGGTGCAAAACGACAAGCTACCATTTGCCGCACTCCACGGCGATCCAGATATCCTAGCCAATGGCAACACTCGCTTTGGCCCAACTGCCCTTGTCATACCAAAGCTTGAGAGATTTCACGGCTGTTCTAGCTTTTTTGACTTTTTAAAGTGCCTAAAATTTGACAAAAACGTCCTTGAAGTCTTTACAAATTTACTAAAAGACGAGGATATAAGGTCCTATATACTAAGAAATTTCTTGTTTGAAGTGCCATTTATCAACAAAAAAGAATTTGTTAAAGACGCTAGAAAGATCGTGCCAAGCCTAAGCGAAAATGACCTAAGCTACGCTGTAAATTTTGGTGGTGTAAGGCCGCAGGTGATCGACCGCAATAAAAAAAGACTAGAGCTTGGCGAGGGCAAGATCAGCACAGGCGAGGGCATAAGCTTTAATATGACGCCAAGTCCAGGGGCTACTAGCTGTTTTGAAACGGCGAGGGCTGATATGGAGGAAATTTGTAAATTTTTGGGCAAAAATTTTGACGAAGATAAATTTAACGCCGAGTTTTTTGGGTAG
- a CDS encoding TonB-dependent receptor domain-containing protein produces MAVCANAADESVLSGVEVTSSSGGYGVDDIKISTRNAGLAKDVMRDIPGVYVGGTNGMNQKIYMRGVSDRGLNITIDGAKQNGNTFHHNADLLIDPDLIKAIDVEVGSRSVVNGSGALGGSVAFKTVDAKDLLESGEKIGAKIKTGYASNNSEFSQGLMLFTAPVEGLDFIAAINHKGYDYGKSGNKRKIGGDGNDLSYLLKLGYSFLDAHRISISREHNEFKGIYPFRAEFGSWHDKQNADDYRKYERDTTTLKYEYKPSDLLNLDVTVYNTEHKKDDPVLKILGVKTNGINAKAKSVVESGALTQTLRYGAEFYQSKNFNKPDNHYPEKVNNYSIYAEDALNFSSLTITPGIRYTHHELKSYDGRAGNVKSYTYKFNEFTPALALDYEIFKGLNAFASYARVFRGPDVMESMMAGGSRSWEANKDLKPTTGNSYETGLKYHGDINEASSYNLSAKYFMTKYKNLIVDNNAAGGRTNPIMIRKNAGGADISGVELLARLNLDALSLAASYTHQNVKYKDRVVNTSTGGYYASNVIGYRDQGDKYTFNAEYAFSSIDTLIGYNLIYFASKNTVSAGNDKSAKIPSYAVSDIYTTYAPSSGKFKGLEINAGIYNLFNKAYASQSQRMADYTGDSNYVDWEPGRNFKVNVSYKF; encoded by the coding sequence GTGGCAGTTTGTGCAAACGCAGCAGACGAGAGCGTGCTAAGCGGTGTTGAGGTGACAAGTAGCAGCGGTGGATACGGCGTTGATGATATCAAAATTTCAACTAGAAACGCTGGCCTAGCAAAAGACGTGATGAGGGACATCCCTGGCGTCTATGTGGGCGGCACAAACGGCATGAATCAAAAAATTTATATGAGAGGCGTAAGTGACCGCGGTCTAAATATCACGATAGATGGCGCGAAACAAAATGGAAATACTTTTCACCATAACGCCGACTTGCTGATCGATCCTGATCTCATAAAAGCTATCGACGTTGAGGTTGGCTCAAGGTCAGTCGTAAATGGCTCAGGCGCGCTTGGTGGCTCAGTCGCCTTTAAAACGGTCGATGCAAAAGACTTGCTAGAAAGCGGCGAGAAGATCGGTGCAAAGATAAAGACTGGATACGCCTCAAATAACAGCGAATTTTCTCAAGGCCTTATGCTCTTTACTGCACCAGTTGAAGGGCTTGATTTTATAGCTGCTATTAATCACAAGGGCTACGACTACGGCAAAAGTGGCAACAAAAGAAAGATAGGCGGCGACGGAAACGATCTTAGCTATCTTTTAAAGCTTGGCTATAGCTTCCTTGATGCACATAGAATTTCTATCTCAAGAGAGCATAATGAATTTAAAGGCATTTATCCATTTAGAGCAGAATTTGGTAGCTGGCACGATAAACAAAATGCCGACGACTACCGCAAATATGAACGTGATACTACAACGCTAAAATACGAGTATAAACCAAGTGATCTTCTAAATTTAGATGTAACGGTATACAATACCGAGCATAAAAAAGATGACCCAGTCTTAAAAATTTTAGGCGTAAAAACAAACGGCATAAACGCAAAGGCTAAAAGTGTAGTCGAGAGTGGTGCTTTGACACAGACGCTTAGATACGGCGCTGAGTTTTACCAAAGTAAAAATTTCAACAAACCAGATAATCACTACCCAGAAAAGGTAAATAACTACTCTATCTACGCAGAAGATGCGCTAAATTTTAGCTCGCTAACTATCACTCCAGGTATCAGATATACTCACCATGAGCTAAAAAGCTACGACGGCAGAGCTGGAAATGTAAAGAGCTATACCTATAAATTTAACGAATTTACCCCAGCGCTTGCGCTTGATTATGAGATATTTAAAGGGCTTAACGCATTTGCAAGCTATGCAAGAGTCTTTAGAGGGCCTGACGTTATGGAGTCGATGATGGCAGGTGGAAGCAGAAGCTGGGAAGCAAACAAAGATCTGAAACCTACAACTGGCAACAGCTACGAAACTGGTCTTAAATACCACGGCGATATAAATGAAGCTAGCTCATATAACCTCTCTGCAAAATATTTCATGACAAAATATAAAAATTTAATAGTCGATAATAACGCAGCAGGTGGTAGAACAAATCCGATAATGATTAGAAAAAATGCTGGCGGGGCTGATATAAGCGGCGTTGAGCTACTTGCAAGGCTAAATTTAGACGCACTAAGCCTAGCTGCTAGCTACACTCATCAAAATGTAAAATATAAAGATAGAGTTGTAAATACTTCAACAGGCGGCTACTACGCTTCAAACGTCATCGGCTACCGAGATCAGGGCGATAAATACACATTTAACGCAGAGTACGCATTTTCTAGCATCGATACGCTAATAGGCTACAACCTAATCTACTTTGCCTCGAAAAATACCGTCTCAGCTGGCAATGATAAGAGCGCTAAGATACCAAGCTACGCAGTTAGCGACATCTACACTACCTATGCGCCAAGCAGCGGTAAATTTAAAGGCCTTGAGATAAATGCTGGAATTTACAACCTCTTTAACAAAGCATACGCTTCGCAATCACAAAGGATGGCAGATTACACAGGCGATTCAAACTACGTAGATTGGGAGCCAGGCAGAAATTTCAAGGTAAATGTCTCTTATAAATTTTAG